One window of Nostoc sp. C052 genomic DNA carries:
- a CDS encoding IS4 family transposase — MLASFYQNFLEKYLNKAQLITLKMLVWLLQNQKQVKIERLAATLPLPIQQNSRRRHIQRFLTLNALSVVLLWFPIIEAIINRHFQVGSQLAIAMDRTQWKENNVLMVSVIYQKRAWPIYWCLLEKDGCSNLTEQQKVLRPVIRLLKTYKLVIIGDREFHSVELAHWLHKQNLSFVFRQKKDTTYRQKGQKFQPLSSIEIYPGIRQFYPNVKFTQKRGFGRFNLGVYWKRKYRGKQEKEAWYLLTNLPDLNTALKIYGQRFGIEAMFKDCKTGGYNLEASQANPDRLVRLIFLIALAMTSAWLHGQRTKFQKQESYICRSQEKNRNQKRHSNFWIGLYGQNWIVAWHECQAWVEELVSFIRNKKAYYQQGLRAMKLIQQAL, encoded by the coding sequence ATGCTGGCATCATTCTACCAAAACTTCTTAGAAAAATACCTAAATAAAGCACAGTTAATCACCCTGAAGATGTTGGTGTGGTTGTTACAAAATCAGAAACAGGTGAAGATAGAAAGGCTGGCAGCGACCCTACCTTTACCTATACAACAAAACAGTCGTAGACGGCATATTCAAAGGTTTTTAACACTAAATGCCTTGAGTGTAGTATTGCTGTGGTTTCCTATCATTGAAGCAATAATTAACCGACATTTTCAAGTAGGGTCACAATTAGCCATTGCAATGGATAGAACACAGTGGAAAGAAAACAATGTGTTGATGGTTAGCGTAATTTACCAAAAAAGAGCGTGGCCAATATATTGGTGTCTGTTAGAGAAAGATGGTTGCAGTAATCTCACTGAACAGCAAAAAGTATTACGCCCAGTAATTCGTTTATTAAAAACGTACAAATTAGTAATTATTGGAGATAGAGAATTTCACAGTGTAGAACTGGCGCATTGGCTCCACAAGCAGAACCTCAGTTTTGTATTTCGTCAGAAAAAGGATACTACTTACCGCCAAAAAGGGCAAAAATTTCAGCCTTTAAGTAGTATTGAGATTTATCCAGGCATCCGCCAGTTTTATCCCAATGTTAAGTTTACTCAAAAACGGGGTTTTGGTAGGTTTAACTTAGGAGTTTACTGGAAACGAAAGTATAGAGGTAAACAAGAAAAAGAAGCTTGGTACTTATTAACTAATTTACCTGATTTAAACACTGCCCTCAAAATATATGGTCAACGTTTTGGCATTGAAGCGATGTTCAAAGATTGCAAAACAGGTGGTTATAATCTAGAAGCTTCTCAAGCCAACCCTGATAGACTTGTACGTTTGATTTTCTTAATTGCTTTAGCTATGACTAGTGCTTGGTTACATGGACAAAGGACTAAATTTCAAAAACAAGAATCATATATTTGTCGTAGCCAAGAAAAAAATAGAAATCAAAAACGTCACAGTAATTTCTGGATAGGTTTATATGGTCAAAATTGGATAGTAGCTTGGCATGAGTGTCAAGCATGGGTCGAGGAACTGGTCAGTTTCATTCGCAATAAGAAAGCATATTATCAGCAAGGTTTAAGGGCTATGAAGCTTATACAGCAAGCTCTTTAG